Proteins from a genomic interval of Vreelandella profundi:
- a CDS encoding GH36-type glycosyl hydrolase domain-containing protein codes for MESVKQLLRFVRPHHAFAAPWNSTIPVREELFSAERLEQHAGSLALAQKVTSTPPKVVSLTRRLDDNAQTLLSVYRASASALANNRDIVPAAAWLLDNYHLIESQIREIRSDLPPGYYRQLPKLASGPFAGYPRVFGIAWAFIAHTDSHIDLANLQTFISAYQRVQPLTIGELWAVAITLRIVLVENLRRLADQMISEQTARDAADELAAKWLTPPDQPAVMALDTLSEGIRTFNFHKGALAEPFIAQLAKRVRGLDPRSSPLIGWLEEQLRLQGETIDEVVQHAQQRQGAANVSVRNIITSMRLVSSIDWAELFESVSLVDKRLGQHSGFEQLDFPTRNQYRSALEQLARGSKHSELETVDAALLLSQKAVKSTGDPIEAARMGDPGYFLIGSGRTALEKAVGFIPTPRQRLRRTLIHYGIRSYILTVAVVTLCLMALAGGLLVTLSLAINDVALTWLLLLGVLALLPIAEVATLIVNRLFINFIAAQPLPSLDFSKGVPAHCRTLVVVPTLLTGEEELREQIERLEIHHLSSGDGALAYALLTDGVDAHHAESPEEKALLTTAHTLIEQLNERYGLTGSAQAPASSRVIGSEKRFFLLHRRRVFNRSENTWMGWERKRGKLHELNRLLRGATDTTFINPPPMPGDIRYVITLDADTRLPRGAASRLIGKMAHPLNQPRLNQRKQRVVEGYAILQPRVTPSLPTGGEGSIYQRLFSAPGGIDPYAATISDLYQDLVGEGSFAGKGIYAIDAFETSLADRVPDNSLLSHDLFEGVFARAGLASDIEVIEDFPARYDVAAKRQHRWTRGDWQLLPWLKTSALPLTGRMKMLGNLRRSLLPPLILAGFAASWQLPLSMAIISTLLLLVMMGAPVLLSLATSFIPFRAKAKLRHHYHLWFDELTLGSSQVLLQVIFLPDQAWRMLDAIVRTLNRVLITHRHLLEWTSAAQSMKSPALSVLGFYQRMAPGTALGLAVAVSALWQAGYVWPIAVPMALLWLAAPAVAWWLSSNKSAVVQPVISVDEALELRVIARRTWRYFETFVTANDNRLPPDNFQEDPQPVLAQRTSPTNMGLYLLSTLAARDFGWLGTHQALERIEATLSVMLTLPRYREHFYNWYATHDLRPLNPRYVSTVDSGNLAGHLIVIANAFETWQQATYLPDPRVGIADTLYLARQALAQASTLPEKDVVQLSVEFDAIEVQLKGTAMGSECLANIALLIDKTFSLVSNSEDLLFWIQALHATVAQHRQDRENQEDQPRQKNSLLVLRLEKLAESARHLAMGMNFAFLFNTERQLLSIGYSLDDHCLDTSCYDLLASEARLASLFAIAKGDIPTRHWFRLGRAATPLTFGSALISWSGSMFEYLMPSLVMRAPGGSLLEQTNRLVVKRQETYAAQRSAPWGISESAYSARDLEFTYQYSNFGVPGLGLKRGLSADLVIAPYATGLATMVDPSGACRNFKHLAEMGALGRYGYYEALDFTRSRLPADETVIIVRSFMAHHQGMTIVAIANTLNHGQMRARFHREPMIQASELLLQERVPRDVAILHPRAEEVKSTASQSINEAQTMRHVSTVATAAPVTHLLSNGCYSVMLTASGGGYSRWRNIAISRWQPDATRDHQGSFIFLRDSQSPSIWTATGQMARHAADITDQHSQVTFAEDYARYTHRHNEITTHMEVLVSGEDDSEVRHLSLTNSGRRARDIDITSYLELVLTTPDADNAHPAFAKMFVVTEYLEAFNALVATRRKRTPDEEPVWAAHFAVVEGDTVGELQFETDRARFLGRGKSMLSAAALSDGQPLSSTVGSVLDPIFALRYRLRLAPGKAARIAYWTVVAPSREALLDLIDKHHDHSAFERAKTLAWTQAQVQLRHLAIQPDEAADFQRLAAPILYPDARFRAPADAIERGAGPQSRLWQHGISGDRPIVLLRIDTIDDLAQVHQLLRAHEYWCMKRLVVDLVIINERASSYIQDLQQAIETAVLSSQARPHLRSGHVHGSIVALRADLMSLEARMQLQSVACVALMAQRGNIAQQLALTLPAHPAKSVLSDSDSPRRTLPKHSPIKASEPANAPLPALEFFNGLGGFANNGREYVTILDEGSSTPAPWINVIANEGFGFQVSAEGAGYLWADNSRENQLTPWSNDPVADPCGDVIYVRDEESLALYTATAQPVRDQGRYLARHGFGYSQFEHQTDGIALELLHFVPLDAPLRVSRLRLSNHSDRPRKLSVTAYAEWVLGTSRSASAPLLISHPDADSGALLVEKPWNIAFPGRVAFVDVGTQPACWTADRGEFIGLGGSLSAPAGLRTKAALSGAHGAGLDPCAALQRSVTLAVGESVDVVILIGQGKSTAEVQALIARYRQADIDAELAKVSEHWQTQLNAVQVTTPDRATDIMLNGWLLYQTIACRITARSGFYQASGAYGFRDQLQDGMALTFSSPETTRQHLLRAASRQFVEGDVQHWWLPHSGQGVRTRISDDRVWLAYACARYIATSHDADVLDQPVSFLEGALLAPDEHDCFFQPMVAAESASLFEHCARGLDQSMALTGEHGLPLIGGGDWNDGMNRVGEAGKGESVWLGWLLLHTLELFLPFAEQREASRAQRWRVHATALRLALESNAWDGQWYRRATFDDGSWLGSKTSDACRIDSIAQSWAVLSEAAEPHRAALAMGSLERELIRQDEQLALLFWPPFDQPERDPGYISGYPPGMRENGGQYSHAAMWAILAFAKLGEGDKAHALFALLNPINHAKTADETARYRVEPYVVAADVYSVAPHTGGGGWTWYTGSAGWMYRAGIEGILGIRREGEWLVIAPCLPSDWPGFSATFSIDATHYAVTIATTNDAAYALLDGHSLTRQQGDVRIPLDGERHQLEMFIAQASGGVE; via the coding sequence ATGGAATCTGTGAAACAACTTCTCCGTTTTGTGCGTCCGCACCATGCGTTTGCAGCGCCGTGGAATTCTACTATCCCCGTTAGAGAAGAGCTCTTTAGCGCAGAGCGCCTGGAACAGCATGCTGGCAGCCTGGCACTGGCTCAAAAAGTGACCAGCACGCCACCTAAGGTAGTATCGCTAACTCGACGACTCGACGATAACGCGCAAACGCTGCTAAGCGTTTATCGCGCTAGCGCATCAGCGCTCGCCAACAACCGCGATATCGTGCCCGCGGCCGCCTGGCTGCTTGATAACTATCACCTAATTGAATCTCAAATCCGAGAAATTCGCAGTGATCTTCCCCCCGGCTACTATCGCCAGCTACCCAAGCTTGCCAGCGGCCCATTCGCCGGGTATCCAAGAGTGTTTGGCATCGCATGGGCGTTTATAGCGCACACCGACAGCCATATTGATCTGGCTAATCTACAAACCTTTATCAGCGCATACCAGCGTGTTCAACCGCTCACCATTGGCGAGCTATGGGCCGTTGCTATCACGCTGCGCATTGTGCTGGTTGAAAATCTGCGGCGGCTGGCCGATCAAATGATCAGCGAACAGACGGCGAGAGACGCAGCAGATGAGCTGGCGGCTAAATGGCTAACGCCGCCCGATCAGCCAGCGGTAATGGCGCTTGATACCTTGAGTGAAGGCATTCGAACCTTTAATTTTCACAAAGGAGCGCTGGCCGAGCCGTTTATCGCTCAACTGGCTAAACGAGTGCGCGGTCTCGACCCGCGCAGCAGCCCGCTTATTGGCTGGCTAGAGGAACAGCTTCGCCTTCAAGGTGAAACCATTGATGAAGTGGTTCAGCACGCGCAGCAGCGCCAAGGTGCTGCCAACGTTAGCGTGCGCAACATCATCACCAGTATGCGGCTGGTCTCCAGCATCGACTGGGCGGAGCTGTTTGAAAGCGTCAGCTTAGTGGATAAACGGTTAGGCCAGCACAGTGGCTTTGAGCAGTTAGATTTTCCCACCCGCAACCAGTATCGCAGCGCATTAGAGCAACTCGCCCGTGGCTCTAAGCACTCAGAGCTTGAGACTGTAGATGCAGCGCTTTTGCTATCGCAAAAGGCAGTGAAAAGCACTGGTGATCCCATTGAAGCTGCCCGAATGGGTGATCCTGGCTACTTTCTAATTGGCTCTGGGCGCACTGCTCTCGAAAAAGCGGTGGGGTTTATTCCCACCCCTCGCCAACGGCTGCGACGCACACTTATTCACTACGGGATTCGCAGCTATATCCTGACGGTGGCGGTGGTCACGCTGTGCTTAATGGCGCTGGCTGGAGGGCTATTAGTCACCCTGTCATTGGCGATAAATGATGTAGCGCTAACCTGGCTACTTCTACTGGGCGTACTCGCACTGCTGCCCATCGCTGAAGTGGCTACACTGATCGTTAACCGCCTGTTTATTAACTTCATCGCTGCCCAGCCGCTGCCCAGCCTCGATTTCTCTAAAGGTGTGCCTGCCCACTGTCGTACGCTGGTGGTCGTGCCAACGCTGCTAACCGGTGAAGAGGAGCTGCGTGAGCAGATTGAGCGCCTGGAAATACACCATTTATCCAGCGGTGACGGGGCACTCGCCTATGCGCTGTTGACTGACGGCGTTGATGCCCATCACGCGGAATCCCCCGAAGAAAAAGCGCTATTAACCACGGCCCACACGCTGATCGAGCAGTTAAATGAACGTTACGGCCTGACCGGTAGCGCTCAAGCGCCAGCCAGCTCCCGCGTCATCGGCAGCGAGAAGCGCTTTTTCTTACTGCATCGGCGACGGGTATTCAACCGTAGTGAAAACACCTGGATGGGCTGGGAGCGTAAACGCGGCAAACTGCATGAGCTTAACCGTCTATTGCGCGGAGCCACCGACACCACCTTTATCAACCCACCCCCAATGCCTGGTGATATCCGCTATGTGATCACCCTAGATGCGGATACACGACTGCCTCGCGGTGCGGCAAGTCGGCTGATCGGTAAGATGGCACACCCGTTAAACCAGCCGCGTCTTAATCAGCGAAAACAGCGAGTGGTAGAGGGTTACGCGATTTTACAGCCTCGCGTCACCCCATCGTTACCTACCGGTGGCGAAGGTTCTATCTATCAGCGGCTCTTCTCAGCCCCCGGCGGCATTGACCCCTATGCCGCCACTATTTCAGATCTTTATCAGGACTTAGTCGGCGAAGGCTCGTTCGCGGGCAAGGGCATTTATGCCATCGATGCCTTTGAAACATCACTGGCGGATCGAGTGCCTGACAACAGCCTGCTCAGCCATGATTTGTTTGAAGGTGTCTTTGCCCGCGCAGGGCTCGCTTCAGATATTGAGGTGATTGAAGATTTTCCGGCAAGGTATGACGTTGCTGCTAAGCGACAGCACCGCTGGACTCGCGGCGACTGGCAGCTACTCCCGTGGCTAAAAACCTCAGCCTTGCCGCTCACCGGGCGGATGAAAATGCTGGGCAACCTGCGCCGCTCGCTATTGCCACCCTTAATACTTGCAGGCTTTGCCGCCAGCTGGCAGTTACCGCTCAGCATGGCCATCATCAGCACGCTATTGCTTTTAGTCATGATGGGAGCCCCGGTGCTGCTCTCGTTAGCCACATCCTTTATACCTTTCCGGGCGAAAGCCAAGCTACGCCATCATTATCATCTTTGGTTTGACGAGCTAACCCTAGGTAGCAGCCAAGTGTTGCTGCAGGTGATTTTTTTACCCGACCAGGCGTGGCGCATGCTGGATGCCATTGTCAGAACCTTAAACCGTGTGTTGATTACTCATCGGCACCTGCTTGAATGGACCTCAGCGGCGCAGTCAATGAAAAGTCCGGCGCTGAGCGTCTTAGGGTTCTATCAGCGCATGGCACCAGGCACCGCGCTGGGGCTAGCGGTAGCCGTTAGTGCGCTTTGGCAAGCAGGCTATGTGTGGCCAATTGCAGTACCTATGGCGCTACTTTGGTTGGCTGCACCGGCCGTTGCCTGGTGGTTAAGCAGCAATAAAAGTGCCGTGGTTCAGCCCGTTATTTCGGTCGATGAAGCCCTTGAGCTGCGCGTGATTGCGCGGCGCACCTGGCGTTACTTTGAAACCTTTGTGACCGCCAACGATAACCGTTTACCCCCGGATAACTTTCAAGAAGACCCGCAGCCCGTACTGGCTCAACGTACCTCACCCACTAATATGGGGCTGTATCTTCTTTCCACACTGGCCGCCCGAGATTTTGGCTGGCTAGGCACCCATCAAGCTTTAGAACGCATTGAAGCGACGCTTAGCGTTATGCTGACGCTGCCACGCTACCGTGAGCACTTCTATAACTGGTACGCGACTCACGACCTACGCCCGCTGAACCCGCGCTATGTGTCCACGGTTGATAGCGGCAACCTTGCGGGTCACCTTATCGTGATCGCTAACGCCTTCGAAACCTGGCAACAAGCCACCTATCTACCAGACCCACGCGTAGGCATCGCCGACACCTTATATCTTGCTCGTCAGGCACTTGCACAGGCCTCAACGCTGCCGGAAAAAGACGTGGTTCAGCTTAGCGTAGAATTTGATGCCATTGAGGTTCAGCTGAAAGGCACTGCGATGGGATCAGAGTGTCTGGCAAATATCGCGCTACTCATCGACAAAACCTTCAGCTTGGTAAGCAATAGCGAGGATCTGCTGTTCTGGATACAAGCACTGCATGCCACCGTGGCGCAGCACCGCCAGGACAGAGAGAATCAAGAGGATCAGCCGCGTCAGAAAAACAGCCTACTCGTCTTGCGTTTGGAGAAACTGGCTGAGTCCGCTAGACACCTGGCAATGGGGATGAATTTTGCGTTTCTATTCAATACTGAGCGCCAGCTGCTGTCGATTGGCTATTCGCTGGATGACCACTGCCTGGATACCAGCTGTTACGATCTGCTGGCTTCCGAGGCGCGGCTAGCCAGTCTGTTTGCGATTGCCAAAGGCGATATTCCTACTCGACACTGGTTTCGCCTGGGCCGTGCAGCAACCCCATTAACGTTCGGCTCTGCGCTGATCTCGTGGTCAGGCTCTATGTTCGAATACCTGATGCCCTCACTGGTGATGCGCGCCCCCGGCGGCAGCCTGCTCGAACAAACCAATCGCCTGGTGGTGAAACGCCAAGAGACTTACGCCGCCCAGCGCTCTGCCCCCTGGGGTATTTCCGAATCAGCCTACAGCGCCCGAGATTTAGAGTTCACCTACCAATACTCCAACTTCGGCGTGCCCGGCCTAGGCCTCAAACGGGGGCTCTCTGCTGATCTAGTGATCGCCCCTTATGCCACCGGCTTAGCCACCATGGTTGACCCCAGTGGAGCCTGTCGTAACTTCAAGCATTTAGCTGAGATGGGCGCCTTAGGCCGCTACGGCTACTATGAAGCGCTCGACTTTACCCGTTCAAGGCTGCCCGCTGATGAAACCGTTATCATTGTGCGCAGCTTTATGGCCCATCATCAGGGCATGACTATCGTGGCCATTGCCAACACCTTAAATCATGGTCAAATGCGCGCGCGCTTTCACCGTGAACCCATGATTCAGGCCAGCGAACTCCTGCTGCAAGAGCGTGTTCCCCGCGATGTCGCCATCCTTCATCCGCGCGCTGAAGAGGTGAAATCAACCGCCAGCCAGAGTATTAACGAGGCACAAACGATGCGCCACGTTTCTACCGTGGCCACTGCCGCGCCGGTGACGCATTTACTCTCTAACGGCTGCTACTCAGTGATGCTAACGGCCAGCGGTGGCGGCTATAGCCGGTGGCGCAACATTGCAATTAGCCGCTGGCAGCCGGATGCCACCCGCGACCACCAGGGAAGCTTTATTTTTCTACGCGACAGCCAATCTCCCAGTATATGGACCGCGACAGGACAAATGGCTAGGCACGCGGCCGACATCACCGACCAGCATAGCCAGGTAACCTTTGCCGAGGACTATGCGCGCTACACGCACCGTCACAACGAGATAACCACGCATATGGAAGTGCTGGTATCCGGCGAGGACGATAGCGAAGTACGCCACCTCTCGCTGACTAACAGCGGCCGCCGTGCCCGCGACATCGACATTACCTCTTATTTAGAATTAGTGCTGACCACGCCGGATGCCGACAATGCTCACCCGGCCTTCGCTAAAATGTTTGTGGTTACCGAGTATTTGGAAGCCTTCAACGCGCTAGTGGCCACGCGTAGAAAGCGCACGCCTGACGAAGAGCCGGTATGGGCGGCGCACTTTGCCGTCGTGGAAGGCGATACCGTGGGCGAGCTGCAGTTTGAGACCGACCGCGCCCGATTCTTAGGCCGTGGTAAAAGCATGCTGAGCGCCGCCGCGCTTAGCGACGGGCAGCCTCTATCAAGCACGGTCGGCAGCGTTCTGGACCCGATATTTGCGCTGCGTTACCGCCTTCGCCTAGCGCCAGGCAAAGCCGCGCGGATCGCTTACTGGACCGTAGTGGCCCCCTCGCGCGAAGCGCTTCTCGACTTAATCGATAAGCACCATGACCACAGTGCCTTTGAACGCGCCAAAACGCTGGCCTGGACCCAGGCTCAGGTTCAGCTTCGCCACCTAGCCATTCAACCTGATGAAGCCGCTGATTTCCAACGCTTGGCCGCGCCGATTTTATATCCAGACGCCCGCTTTAGAGCGCCTGCCGATGCCATAGAGCGAGGCGCTGGGCCACAGTCACGGCTTTGGCAACATGGAATTTCCGGTGATCGGCCCATTGTGCTGCTGCGCATCGACACGATTGACGACCTTGCCCAGGTACATCAGCTGCTGCGCGCGCATGAATACTGGTGCATGAAGCGCCTAGTCGTGGACCTAGTGATTATCAACGAACGGGCCTCCTCCTATATTCAAGACCTACAGCAAGCGATCGAGACCGCGGTACTCAGCAGCCAGGCGCGGCCACATTTGCGCTCTGGCCATGTCCACGGCAGCATCGTGGCGCTGCGCGCTGATCTAATGAGCCTGGAAGCCCGCATGCAGCTGCAGTCGGTGGCCTGCGTTGCGTTAATGGCGCAGCGTGGCAACATTGCCCAGCAATTAGCCTTGACGCTGCCCGCCCATCCCGCTAAATCGGTGCTTTCAGACTCCGACTCTCCCAGGCGCACCTTACCCAAACACAGCCCGATTAAGGCCAGCGAGCCCGCGAATGCGCCGCTTCCAGCGCTTGAGTTTTTTAACGGCCTGGGCGGCTTTGCAAACAATGGACGCGAGTACGTCACGATACTTGATGAAGGCAGCTCAACACCCGCCCCTTGGATTAACGTTATCGCTAACGAGGGCTTTGGCTTCCAAGTATCGGCAGAGGGCGCGGGCTACCTATGGGCGGACAATAGCCGCGAAAACCAGCTAACGCCGTGGTCAAACGACCCGGTGGCAGACCCCTGTGGCGACGTAATCTATGTTCGCGATGAAGAGTCGCTGGCACTTTATACCGCGACCGCCCAACCGGTGCGGGATCAGGGCCGCTACCTAGCGCGCCACGGTTTCGGCTATAGCCAGTTTGAGCATCAAACCGACGGTATCGCGCTTGAGTTACTACACTTTGTTCCCTTAGATGCCCCGCTTAGGGTTTCACGATTAAGGCTTAGCAATCACTCAGACCGGCCACGCAAGCTATCGGTGACCGCCTATGCAGAGTGGGTGCTGGGCACATCGCGCAGCGCCTCAGCACCGTTGCTAATTTCGCACCCGGATGCTGATAGCGGTGCACTGCTGGTAGAAAAGCCGTGGAACATTGCCTTTCCAGGCCGAGTAGCGTTTGTCGATGTCGGTACTCAGCCTGCCTGCTGGACAGCCGACCGCGGCGAATTCATTGGGCTTGGTGGAAGTCTTTCAGCGCCTGCGGGGCTACGCACTAAGGCGGCACTGTCTGGCGCTCACGGTGCGGGGCTAGATCCGTGTGCCGCACTACAGCGCAGCGTGACGTTAGCGGTGGGCGAAAGCGTGGATGTCGTCATATTGATAGGCCAAGGAAAATCAACCGCTGAGGTGCAGGCGCTGATTGCGCGCTATCGCCAGGCCGACATTGACGCTGAACTCGCCAAGGTTAGCGAGCATTGGCAAACGCAGCTTAATGCCGTGCAGGTAACCACGCCTGACCGCGCCACGGATATCATGCTCAACGGCTGGCTGCTTTATCAAACCATTGCCTGTCGGATCACCGCTCGCTCTGGGTTCTATCAAGCCAGCGGCGCGTATGGCTTTCGCGACCAGTTGCAAGACGGCATGGCGCTGACCTTTTCCAGTCCCGAAACCACTCGCCAGCACCTGCTGCGGGCCGCATCGCGCCAGTTTGTTGAAGGCGATGTGCAGCACTGGTGGCTGCCGCACTCTGGCCAAGGCGTGCGCACGCGCATTTCCGACGACCGAGTATGGCTTGCCTATGCCTGCGCCCGGTATATCGCGACATCTCATGACGCAGATGTGTTAGATCAGCCGGTAAGCTTTCTCGAAGGCGCCCTGCTCGCACCTGACGAGCACGACTGTTTTTTCCAGCCGATGGTCGCGGCAGAAAGCGCCTCGTTATTTGAGCACTGCGCCCGCGGGTTAGACCAGAGCATGGCGCTAACGGGCGAACACGGCCTACCGCTAATCGGCGGAGGCGACTGGAACGATGGCATGAACCGTGTTGGCGAGGCGGGCAAAGGCGAGAGTGTCTGGTTAGGCTGGCTGCTGCTACACACCCTTGAGCTTTTTTTACCCTTTGCAGAGCAGCGCGAGGCTAGCAGAGCCCAGCGATGGCGCGTCCACGCAACGGCGCTGCGCCTAGCGTTGGAAAGTAACGCCTGGGATGGCCAGTGGTATCGGCGCGCCACTTTTGATGACGGCAGCTGGCTGGGCAGCAAGACAAGCGATGCGTGCCGAATTGACTCGATTGCCCAATCCTGGGCAGTGCTCTCGGAAGCAGCAGAGCCGCACCGGGCGGCGCTTGCCATGGGTTCGCTGGAACGCGAACTCATCCGGCAAGACGAACAGCTTGCGCTATTGTTCTGGCCACCTTTCGACCAGCCCGAGCGCGACCCTGGCTATATTAGCGGCTATCCACCGGGCATGCGTGAAAATGGTGGGCAGTATAGCCATGCGGCCATGTGGGCGATATTAGCCTTTGCTAAGCTCGGAGAAGGCGACAAGGCACATGCGCTCTTTGCGCTTCTCAACCCGATTAACCATGCTAAAACGGCCGATGAAACAGCTCGCTATCGCGTCGAGCCCTATGTTGTCGCCGCTGACGTGTACTCCGTTGCGCCGCACACAGGGGGCGGTGGCTGGACGTGGTACACAGGCTCGGCAGGCTGGATGTACCGGGCGGGCATTGAGGGGATCTTGGGTATCCGGCGGGAAGGTGAATGGCTGGTTATCGCACCCTGCTTACCTAGCGACTGGCCAGGCTTTAGCGCCACCTTCAGCATCGATGCCACGCACTATGCCGTCACGATAGCCACGACAAACGACGCAGCTTATGCCCTACTGGATGGCCATTCACTGACACGGCAACAGGGCGATGTTCGCATCCCTCTAGACGGTGAACGCCATCAGCTTGAGATGTTCATAGCGCAAGCATCCGGCGGTGTGGAATAG
- a CDS encoding IclR family transcriptional regulator, translated as MSEKIDSITQRPPVQGAAALVKGLRVLQVIPELGPDAHAKNIQERLGLPRPTVYRLLKTLEQEGFIERNPLSDEYALGRQLIHLAHQSLTRSNLRERVRGVMHEISKQTGETVHLAIPYGYHMTFIDKVESADAVRMASYIGMPVPMHSTAVGKAYLAALSEEACEQYLTRLKLEPITVKTLTNLKDLRGALAVTRKQGYGIDDEENELGIICFGQAVNGVDGRVSGAISVSVPRYRFQEGTAHHIVTTIQEHLSALK; from the coding sequence ATGAGCGAGAAGATTGATTCCATTACCCAGCGCCCGCCGGTGCAAGGGGCCGCAGCGCTCGTCAAAGGTTTACGCGTGCTGCAAGTCATTCCGGAGTTAGGCCCAGACGCGCACGCAAAAAATATTCAGGAGCGCCTGGGCTTGCCGCGGCCTACCGTATATCGCCTGCTCAAAACGCTTGAACAGGAGGGCTTTATTGAGCGCAACCCACTCAGCGATGAATACGCTCTTGGCCGTCAGTTAATTCACCTGGCACATCAATCGCTGACCCGCAGTAATTTGCGCGAGAGGGTGCGGGGCGTGATGCATGAGATCAGTAAGCAGACGGGGGAGACCGTGCATCTGGCGATTCCGTATGGCTACCACATGACGTTTATCGATAAGGTCGAATCGGCGGATGCCGTGCGCATGGCTTCTTATATCGGTATGCCGGTGCCTATGCACTCAACCGCGGTGGGTAAGGCGTACTTGGCCGCACTGAGTGAAGAAGCCTGCGAACAATACCTGACGCGGCTAAAGCTTGAACCAATCACAGTAAAAACATTGACGAACTTGAAGGATTTACGTGGTGCACTGGCGGTGACGCGCAAGCAGGGCTATGGCATTGACGATGAAGAAAATGAGCTGGGTATCATCTGCTTCGGTCAAGCGGTGAATGGCGTCGATGGGCGGGTTTCGGGGGCGATCAGCGTTAGCGTTCCGCGCTATCGTTTTCAGGAGGGAACCGCCCACCATATAGTAACGACCATCCAAGAGCATCTTAGTGCGCTTAAATGA
- a CDS encoding 2,4'-dihydroxyacetophenone dioxygenase family protein — protein sequence MTDIQEQHKRMPYQYAQPAEAAADIVVPHAIPTDERIWVPQAENVHFRPLCLNVSQGYWVNLLRVRKSGVLSRHRHPNPVHGVVLKGRWRYLEHDWEATEGSYVYEPPGETHTLVVDDDVEEMITLFQVNGVMYYVDPWGKHLGYEDVFSKIDMCRKHYSECGLGSDYVDQFIR from the coding sequence ATGACCGACATTCAAGAACAACACAAACGGATGCCTTATCAGTACGCCCAGCCTGCGGAAGCTGCAGCGGATATTGTCGTGCCGCACGCCATTCCCACAGACGAGCGTATTTGGGTACCCCAGGCTGAAAACGTTCATTTCCGCCCCCTGTGCCTCAACGTTTCACAAGGCTACTGGGTGAACTTGCTGCGGGTGCGTAAATCCGGCGTTCTGAGCCGTCATCGTCATCCCAATCCCGTGCATGGTGTAGTGCTCAAAGGCAGATGGCGCTACCTCGAACACGACTGGGAAGCCACGGAGGGCAGCTACGTTTATGAGCCTCCAGGGGAAACACATACCTTGGTAGTGGATGACGATGTTGAGGAAATGATCACGCTATTTCAGGTGAACGGCGTGATGTACTACGTCGATCCGTGGGGCAAGCATCTGGGGTATGAGGATGTTTTCTCTAAAATTGATATGTGCCGCAAACACTACTCAGAGTGTGGTCTGGGCAGCGATTACGTCGACCAGTTCATTCGCTAA
- a CDS encoding Bug family tripartite tricarboxylate transporter substrate binding protein, with the protein MKISSSPLVLGAGFLAIALSAGAAQADYPEKPIQLIVPWSAGGGTDAVARQLASGLQKELGQQVNVVNRTGGAGVIGHTAITMSKPDGYTLGLPTAEITTYRHIGTSAISYEDLTPIALVNFDSAAFSVNADSGWDSLEAALNDIKANPNQYTVSGSAPGAAYHLAFAGLLNQQGIDPNSVALVPSEGAAPGLQELAAGGVDFVFSSLPESESMRQADRIDTLAVFSDERLSAFPDILTAAEQTGQPWTAGTWRGLAGPKGLPEDIVATLAEAAQKVYESDDFQSFMQQRGFGTEWSGPEEFLQFMTESDANNAEIIETLGLAQ; encoded by the coding sequence ATGAAAATATCCTCGTCTCCCCTCGTTCTCGGCGCCGGCTTTCTGGCCATCGCCCTATCGGCAGGGGCTGCTCAAGCCGACTACCCCGAGAAGCCTATCCAACTGATTGTGCCTTGGTCTGCTGGCGGTGGTACGGACGCCGTTGCGCGCCAGTTAGCGAGTGGCTTACAGAAAGAGCTAGGACAGCAGGTCAACGTCGTCAACCGAACCGGCGGAGCTGGCGTTATCGGCCATACGGCGATCACCATGAGCAAGCCCGATGGCTACACGCTTGGCCTGCCGACGGCTGAAATCACGACGTATCGGCATATCGGCACGTCAGCCATTTCATATGAAGACCTTACCCCCATCGCGCTAGTTAACTTTGATTCTGCCGCCTTCAGTGTCAATGCGGACTCCGGCTGGGATTCGTTAGAAGCCGCGCTCAACGACATTAAAGCTAACCCTAATCAGTACACCGTTTCTGGTTCAGCCCCGGGGGCGGCTTACCACTTGGCCTTTGCTGGCCTGCTTAACCAGCAAGGCATTGATCCCAACTCTGTCGCGCTTGTGCCTAGTGAAGGTGCCGCGCCTGGACTACAAGAGTTAGCGGCCGGAGGCGTGGACTTCGTATTCTCGTCACTGCCGGAATCTGAGTCCATGCGCCAAGCAGACCGTATTGATACGCTCGCCGTATTCTCAGATGAGCGGCTGTCGGCTTTCCCTGACATTCTTACCGCCGCAGAGCAGACCGGCCAGCCTTGGACAGCCGGCACATGGCGCGGGCTAGCGGGCCCCAAAGGGCTGCCTGAGGATATCGTCGCAACGCTTGCCGAAGCTGCTCAGAAAGTTTACGAGTCCGATGACTTCCAGTCTTTCATGCAGCAGCGTGGCTTTGGCACCGAGTGGAGTGGACCCGAAGAGTTCCTTCAGTTCATGACCGAATCAGATGCTAATAATGCCGAGATCATCGAAACGCTGGGGCTGGCCCAGTAA